The Sesamum indicum cultivar Zhongzhi No. 13 linkage group LG6, S_indicum_v1.0, whole genome shotgun sequence genome has a segment encoding these proteins:
- the LOC105164882 gene encoding uncharacterized protein LOC105164882, whose amino-acid sequence MAVTQSSDDNSKKPVETGIEPSQVEGADAGPCGLTQLRKSDGPSTRHRDISMDTCGIVKSYKLKRNRTKSNESDSLSDIDDAEVLGYLNKKEEIYYKRILWEAMHGKSTEAKKQKRTTETKKGVSVKKATTKTTTKAEFQRPSSRINYDALKILNDELEHSSEATPMISSDSYGSKNSQYGLRGSTNSDMSCCKDDEDFGHHDGEMRSEYGDEYVDDEYFDF is encoded by the exons ATGGCGGTTACGCAAAGCTCCGATGACAATTCGAAAAAACCG GTAGAGACAGGAATTGAACCTTCCCAAGTAGAAGGTGCAGATGCTGGTCCATGTGGGCTTACACAACTGAGAAAATCTGATG GTCCTTCAACCAGACACCGGGACATCAGTATGGATACTTGTGGGATTGTTAAGAGTTACAAGCTAAAGAGAAACCGAACTAAAAGCAATGAGTCAGATAGCCTTTCTGATATTGATGATGCTGAG GTTCTTGGGTACCTTAACAAGAAGGAGGAGATCTATTACAAAAGGATTTTATGGGAAGCAATGCATGGAAAATCTACAGAA GCCAAGAAACAGAAACGAACAACTGAAACAAAGAAAGGCGTCTCTGTCAAGAAAGCTACTACTAAAACCACCACAAAAGCAGAGTTCCAG AGGCCGAGCTCAAGGATTAATTACGATGCTCTAAAAATCCTGAATGATGAGCTT GAGCACAGTTCTGAAGCTACTCCGATGATAAGCTCGGACTCTTACGGGAGTAAGAATTCACAATATGGGTTGCGTGGATCTACAAATAGTGATATGAGTTGCTGCAAAGATGATGAAGATTTTGGTCATCACGATGGTGAGATGCGTAGTGAATATGGAGATGAATATGTCGATGATGAGTACTTCGATTTCTGA
- the LOC105164891 gene encoding aspartyl protease family protein At5g10770-like (The sequence of the model RefSeq protein was modified relative to this genomic sequence to represent the inferred CDS: added 5 bases not found in genome assembly) codes for MSSSSNSNSNSFFLLLKFLLSSSLLLVSVITCGVQARKANTQPHFHTLYFTSLLPASVCTPSPLADSIKRQSTLQVVHRHGPCSQDKPTAAPPLSRILAGDQSRVESIQARLNPTSNTNQLKPNKNKLIDRKANLPAQSGSSLSSGNYVVSVGLGTPKKTLSLIFDTGSDLTWTQCQPCVRSCYQQRDPIFNPSSSTSYSNVSCSASQCAQLSSATGNDPGCSSTTCVYGIQYGDQSFSVGFLSKDTLVLSATDVFPNFVFGCGQNNQGLFGKTAGLLGLGRDPLSIVSQTAQKYGKYFSYCLPSTSSSTGHLTLGKGGASRNLKFTPFASSKGTSFYFIDIIKISVGGQDLPISQTVFDTAGSIIDSGTVITRLPPDAYSALSTAFQQQMKKYPSAPAYSILDTCYDFSNYTTLTIPTISFTFGGNVKVDLEATGTLVAVSSTQACLAFAGNGDDADVGIFGNIQQQKLEVVYDVAGGKLGFGAGGCN; via the exons cagcagcagcaacagcaacagcaattccttcttcctcttgcTGAAATTTCtgctctcttcttctcttttgttGGTCTCAGTGATCACATGTGGTGTGCAAGCAAGAAAAGCTAACACTCAACCCCATTTCCACACCCTCTACTTCACCTCTCTTTTACCGGCCTCCGTCTGCACACCCTCCCCCCTCGCCG ATTCCATCAAGAGGCAATCCACATTGCAAGTTGTTCACCGGCACGGTCCATGTTCACAAGACAAGCCCACCGCCGCGCCGCCCCTCAGTCGGATCCTCGCCGGCGACCAATCCCGGGTGGAATCCATCCAAGCTCGCCTCAATCCAACCTCAAACACCAACCAACTCAAACCCAACAAGAACAAGTTGATTGACAGAAAGGCCAACCTCCCTGCCCAGTCAGGCAGCTCCCTCAGCTCCGGCAACTACGTCGTCTCCGTCGGCCTCGGAACACCCAAAAAGAccctctctctcattttcgATACCGGAAGTGACCTAACGTGGACTCAGTGCCAACCCTGCGTCCGATCGTGCTACCAACAACGCGATCCAATTTTCAACCCTTCTTCCTCAACTTCATACTCTAATGTATCCTGCAGTGCATCTCAGTGTGCTCAGCTCTCCTCCGCAACCGGCAACGACCCCGGATGCTCCTCGACGACGTGTGTCTATGGGATACAGTACGGTGATCAGTCCTTCTCGGTGGGGTTCCTGAGCAAAGACACACTTGTCTTATCAGCAACCGATGTGTTCCCCAACTTCGTGTTTGGGTGTGGGCAGAACAATCAAGGACTGTTCGGAAAAACTGCAGGATTATTAGGCCTCGGCAGAGACCCTCTATCAATTGTGTCCCAAACTGCACAAAAATACGGAAAATACTTCTCCTACTGCCTTCCATCAACTTCAAGCTCAACAGGGCACTTGACACTTGGAAAAGGTGGAGCTTCAAGAAATCTCAAGTTCACCCCTTTCGCTAGCTCAAAGGGGACGTCGTTCTACTTTATCGACATTATCAAAATAAGCGTAGGCGGGCAAGACCTACCGATCAGCCAAACAGTTTTTGATACTGCAGGCTCAATCATAGACTCAGGGACGGTGATAACACGCCTACCGCCTGATGCATACAGTGCTCTGAGTACCGCGTTCCAGCAACAAATGAAGAAGTACCCGAGCGCACCGGCATATTCCATACTGGACACTTGCTATGACTTTAGCAACTACACAACCTTAACCATTCCAACTATATCTTTCACCTTCGGCGGGAATGTGAAAGTTGACTTGGAAGCCACTGGGACACTTGTAGCCGTTAGCTCAACGCAAGCGTGCCTTGCTTTCGCAGGGAACGGTGACGATGCCGATGTGGGCATCTTTGGTAACATTCAGCAGCAGAAGTTGGAGGTGGTGTACGATGTTGCTGGAGGGAAGCTGGGATTCGGCGCTGGTGGATGTAACTGA
- the LOC105164890 gene encoding putative pentatricopeptide repeat-containing protein At3g25970 — protein sequence MRSVPLHLLTETAFPTLSRVAATHCQAIKLSLITDTYTSNNLVNGYVKCKELNTALKVFDDMPQRDTASWNTVITGYVNQGDFLSAWDVLKSMKRLGFLLDGYTFGSMLKGVAIGGGLMYGQQVHSDVVKMGFDDNVYAASALLDMYAKCSRVEDANKVFKYMLERNTVSWNALIAGYAEMGNLQHCMELFLSMEMEGVRVDDATFAPLLTLLYDVELYELTRQLHGKIVKRGLEHENTVLNATITAYAECGRIQDAERVIDSADGYRXLVSWNSMLAAYLEHDLEECGFDIFIKMVRLRLDLDAYSYSSIISTCFGETQQSFGKPLHTLVIKRGLEQVTQVSNALISMYLRPNSQSMEDALKVFKHIDIKDLVSWNTILTGLSQNGQSENALRLFQQMHIDYMVIDQYTFAAVLRSCSDLATLRLGQQIHILVVKTGLEGNEYVASALIFMYSKCGIIEDAWKSFEASHKDSSVTWNSIIFAYAQHGQGKVALDLFNLMAEGQVKLDHVTFVAALTACSHIGLVEEGLNFLKSMETEYGIQPRMENYACAIDLLGRAGRLMEAKELIDEMPFEPDVMVWKTLLGACRACGDIQLATYVAGHLLELDPGDHCTYVLLSDMYGHLKRWDEKASVTRMMRNKGVKKVPGWSWIELQNDVHAFNADDHSHPNCREIYQALKELTYEIRISQNRSMLDVPLDDVDLASGYWIVGADGFIQTRCDM from the exons ATGAGGTCAGTCCCACTGCATTTGCTCACTGAAACTGCTTTTCCCACTTTGTCGAGAGTTGCAGCAACCCATTGCCAAGCCATCAAATTGTCACTTATTACCGATACGTACACCTCCAATAACCTCGTAAACGGCTACGTAAAATGCAAAGAATTAAACACTGCCCTGAAGGTGTTCGACGACATGCCTCAGAGAGACACTGCTTCTTGGAACACCGTTATCACCGGATACGTGAATCAGGGAGACTTTTTAAGTGCCTGGGACGTCTTGAAATCTATGAAAAGACTTGGGTTTTTGTTGGACGGCTATACTTTTGGAAGCATGCTCAAGGGCGTTGCTATTGGTGGTGGCCTCATGTATGGCCAACAAGTCCATTCCGATGTTGTAAAGATGGGGTTTGATGATAATGTGTATGCTGCTAGTGCACTTTTGGATATGTACGCCAAGTGCAGTAGAGTTGAGGATGCGAATAAGGTGTTTAAGTACATGCTGGAGCGGAATACGGTTTCTTGGAATGCCTTGATTGCGGGATATGCAGAGATGGGGAATTTACAGCATTGCATGGAATTGTTTTTGTCTATGGAGATGGAAGGTGTGAGAGTCGATGATGCAACATTTGCACCTCTTCTGACATTGCTTTATGATGTGGAATTATATGAGTTGACCAGGCAGCTTCACGGAAAGATTGTGAAACGTGGTCTGGAGCATGAGAATACTGTGCTTAATGCCACAATCACTGCATATGCAGAATGCGGAAGGATTCAAGACGCTGAAAGAGTGATTGACAGTGCTGATGGGTACCGGG NNTTAGTGTCATGGAACTCGATGTTAGCAGCTTACTTGGAGCATGATCTAGAGGAGTGtggatttgatattttcataaagatGGTGAGACTAAGATTAGATCTGGATGCTTACTCGTATTCTAGCATAATAAGTACTTGCTTTGGAGAGACACAACAGAGCTTTGGAAAACCCTTGCATACTCTAGTAATAAAGAGGGGATTAGAACAGGTAACACAAGTATCTAATGCATTGATTTCCATGTATTTAAGACCTAACAGCCAAAGCATGGAGGACGCCTTGAAAGTATTCAAACATATAGACATCAAGGACCTTGTTTCCTGGAATACAATTTTGACTGGCTTGTCGCAAAATGGGCAGAGTGAAAATGCCTTGAGGCTCTTCCAGCAGATGCATATTGATTACATGGTAATCGACCAATATACCTTTGCAGCAGTCTTAAGATCTTGCTCAGACTTAGCCACACTCCGATTGGGTCAACAGATTCACATCTTGGTAGTAAAAACAGGCTTGGAGGGGAATGAGTATGTAGCTAGTGCTTTGATATTTATGTACTCAAAATGTGGAATCATTGAAGATGCTTGGAAATCCTTTGAGGCATCTCATAAAGACAGTTCAGTGACATGGAactcaattatttttgcatATGCACAGCACGGGCAAGGCAAAGTTGCTCTCGACCTCTTTAACCTAATGGCAGAGGGACAAGTGAAGCTGGATCATGTCACTTTTGTTGCAGCTCTCACTGCATGCAGCCACATTGGTTTAGTTGAAGAAGGTCTCAACTTTCTGAAATCCATGGAAACTGAATATGGAATTCAACCACGCATGGAAAATTATGCATGTGCAATAGACTTGCTTGGTAGAGCTGGACGTCTAATGGAGGCAAAAGAACTGATTGATGAAATGCCATTTGAACCTGATGTAATGGTGTGGAAGACGTTATTAGGTGCTTGTAGAGCTTGTGGTGACATACAATTGGCTACTTACGTAGCTGGCCACTTGCTTGAGCTGGATCCCGGAGACCACTGTACTTATGTTCTTCTCTCTGATATGTATGGCCATCTTAAGAGGTGGGATGAGAAAGCTAGTGTGACGAGGATGATGAGGAACAAGGGGGTCAAGAAGGTACCGGGTTGGAGTTGGATTGAGTTGCAAAATGATGTTCATGCTTTTAATGCAGACGATCATTCACATCCTAATTGCCGAGAAATATACCAGGCCTTGAAAGAACTAACCTACGAAATaagaatttctcaaaatagGTCTATGTTAGATGTTCCCCTCGATGATGTGGATCTTGCCAGTGGGTATTGGATTGTTGGTGCTGATGGTTTTATTCAAACCAGGTGTGACATGTAA
- the LOC105164888 gene encoding protein TIC 55, chloroplastic codes for MAILQFQPFLSHISLSKTPNFSQFYKLPKKPRTLFFGLQLLLKPGNQLKKNWQKLGAVVEEISAGAQDGDQSVIQEEVIGQKEAASYNWAEEWYPLYLTKNVPDDAPLGLTVFDKQVVLYRDGNGVLRCCEDRCPHRLAKLSEGQLFDGRLECLYHGWQFDGNGKCVKIPQLPTGAKIPKSACVKTYEIRDSQGVIWIWMSHKKPPNPDKLPWFEIFDRPGCQDTSTIHELPYDHSILLENLMDPAHVPISHDRTDFLAKREDAAALFFEVTERTDRGFAGWWGREINREEPNYIPYFLRFEAPCVLQNNREFIDKNGEKHYGAGLFLCRPSGQGKSMLIVRFAVTSKPPLLLRLIPEWYIHQNSCKVFEQDMGFLSSQNEILMKEKVPTRELYINLRSSDTWVAEYRKWMDKVGHGMPYHFGHSTISLPEYPAVVEHAPAGFVANLSASQPAKGGIGTMHAPNPANRYFRHVIHCKRCTNDLKSFQAWKNALSVAALVSTALAVLISGRQWKALLLFSTTLCLAGIHICSTAIALNTTNFIRTHRRL; via the exons ATGGCCATTTTACAGTTCCAACCATTTCTCTCTCATATATCCCTCTCCAAGACTCCTAATTTCTCACAGTTCTATAAACTTCCCAAGAAACCAAGAACCCTGTTTTTCGGCCTGCAACTCCTGTTAAAGCCTGGCAATCAACTGAAGAAAAACTGGCAGAAGTTGGGTGCAGTAGTCGAAGAAATTTCTGCTGGAGCGCAGGATGGTGATCAGAGTGTGATTCAAGAAGAAGTGATTGGGCAGAAGGAAGCTGCGAGCTATAACTGGGCTGAAGAATGGTATCCACTTTATCTGACCAAGAATGTGCCTGATGATGCACCTCTTGGTCTCACCGTGTTCGATAAGCAGGTTGTGTTGTATAGAGATGGCAATGGTGTGCTTAGGTGTTGTGAGGATCGATGCCCCCACAG gCTAGCAAAACTCTCTGAAGGTCAACTGTTTGACGGGCGATTGGAATGTTTGTACCATGGTTGGCAATTTGACGGCAATGGTAAATGTGTGAAAATACCCCAG CTCCCAACAGGTgcaaaaattccaaaatcaGCGTGTGTGAAAACATATGAAATTAGGGACTCGCAAGGCGTTATATGGATATGGATGTCTCACAAGAAGCCACCAAATCCTGACAAATTACCTTGGTTTGAGATCTTTGATAGACCAGGATGTCAAGACACTTCAACGATCCATGAGCTTCCATATGATCATTCCATCCTTCTAGAGAACCTAATGGATCCTGCTCATGTTCCTATTTCACATGACAGAACAGATTTTTTGGCAAAAAGGGAAGACGCAGCAGCGCTGTTTTTTGAGGTGACAGAGAGGACAGATCGAGGCTTCGCTGGCTGGTGGGGTAGAGAAATAAATCGGGAAGAACCAAACTACATACCGTACTTTTTGAGATTCGAAGCTCCTTGTGTCCTTCAGAACAACCGAGAATTCATTGACAAGAATGGCGAGAAGCACTATGGTGCAGGCCTCTTCCTCTGCAGACCCTCTGGGCAAGGAAAATCCATGCTTATAGTTAGGTTTGCAGTCACCAGTAAACCACCATTGCTCTTGAGACTTATTCCAGAATGGTACATTCATCAGAATTCATGTAAGGTATTTGAACAAGATATGGGTTTCCTTTCCTCTCAGAATGAAATtcttatgaaagaaaaagttcCCACAAGAGAACTTTACATCAATTTGAGGTCATCAGACACATGGGTAGCAGAGTATCGAAAATGGATGGACAAAGTTGGGCATGGAATGCCTTATCATTTTGGGCATAGCACAATCTCTCTACCAGAATATCCGGCTGTAGTTGAGCATGCTCCGGCTGGTTTTGTTGCCAATCTTTCAGCTTCTCAACCAGCTAAGGGTGGGATCGGAACAATGCATGCACCAAATCCTGCAAATAGATATTTCCGGCATGTGATTCATTGCAAGCGATGCACGAATGATCTCAAATCTTTTCAAGCGTGGAAAAATGCTCTCTCGGTTGCTGCGCTGGTGTCAACGGCTTTGGCAGTTCTTATATCTGGAAGACAGTGGAAAGCCCTCCTTTTGTTTTCAACTACACTGTGCCTCGCTGGAATTCATATCTGTTCGACTGCAATTGCACTGAACACAACAAACTTCATAAGGACGCATAGGAGGCTGTGA
- the LOC105164893 gene encoding protein ENHANCED DISEASE RESISTANCE 2-like (The sequence of the model RefSeq protein was modified relative to this genomic sequence to represent the inferred CDS: added 55 bases not found in genome assembly): MSPTKHKQKHHHNHSLNRSSTSSTASPAAFSGEEWREEAINGGSLKHVDLHTGSNGWASPPGELFSLRGPNYFAKKAKIPAGEWLLNPAGVDWLRSNAKLDHVLARPDNRVMNALRSSQNCEKSSKTFIVAVNLQVPGRDHYSAVFYFSSKIDEPINSNSLLHQFINGSDAFRSSRFKIVNKIVKGPWIVKTAVGNYSACLLGKALNCYYHRGPNYLEIDVDIGSSAIATAILRLGLGCVTAVTVDMGFLVEGQKEEELPERLFGAVRICQMEMSSATYVDGVTPTSKVLPMSSGGESENEDD, encoded by the exons ATGTCCCCAACCAAGC AGCGTCTCCGGCCGCTTTTTCTGGAGAGGAATGGAGAGAGGAAGCGATCAACGGCGGGTCCTTGAAACATGTGGACCTTCATACTGGATCGAACGGTTGGGCGTCGCCGCCGGGTGAATTGTTCTCTCTCCGGGGCCCTAATTACTTCGCCAAAAAGGCTAAAATCCCCGCCGGCGAGTGGCTGTTGAATCCGGCTGGGGTTGATTGGCTCAGATCCAACGCCAAACTAGATCATGTCCTTGCCCGACCCGACAACCGTGTTATGAACGCGTTACGCAGCTCACAGAATTGCGAAAAATCATCGAAAACTTTTATCGTCGCGGTAAATCTTCAAGTCCCTGGACGGGACCATTACTCTGCGGTATTCTACTTCTCCAGTAAAATAGACGAGCCGATTAATTCGAATTCTCTGCTCCATCAGTTCATCAACGGTTCCGATGCTTTTCGGAGCAGCCGGTTCAAGATTGTGAATAAAATCGTTAAAGGACCGTGGATTGTGAAAACTGCGGTGGGGAATTATTCCGCGTGTTTATTGGGGAAAGCTTTGAATTGCTACTATCATCGTGGACcaaattatttagaaattgaTGTTGATATTGGTAGCTCGGCTATTGCTACCGCAATTTTGCGGCTGGGCTTGGGGTGTGTGACAGCGGTGACAGTCGACATGGGGTTTCTGGTGGAGGGGCAAAAAGAGGAAGAGTTGCCGGAGCGATTGTTTGGTGCAGTGAGGATTTGTCAAATGGAGATGAGTTCGGCAACGTATGTCGATGGCGTCACTCCAACGAGTAAGGTTTTACCTATGAGTAGTGGTGGTGAAAGCGAGAACGAGGATGATTAA
- the LOC105164883 gene encoding uncharacterized protein LOC105164883 — protein MEHNQAVDGLLSLFSKANRDLSTVHNKLHKEFQQVYPDNANPMKLVARLKKIEEEMSSLKDQCRELLAAKQDLIDKARTLLVGNRTLLQRLQVSSGAPVTSDADDPAFASFNQIIDEWTLQVKSRTEDEEEPGSDDINQLLFSAIVQSN, from the exons ATGGAGCATAACCAAGCAGTGGATGGACTTCTCAGCCTGTTTTCTAAAGCTAATCGTGACCTATCCACCGTCCATAACAAGCTCCATAAGGAATTCCAGCAAGTCTACCCCGACAAT GCAAATCCCATGAAGCTGGTGGCAaggttgaaaaaaattgaagaagaaatgtCATCCTTGAAGGACCAGTGCCGCGAGCTTCTTGCCGCAAAACAG GATTTGATTGATAAAGCCAGAACACTCTTAGTCGGAAACAGGACATTGCTGCAGAGGTTGCAAGTGTCCTCTGGTGCACCTGTCACAAGCGATGCTGATGATCCTGCTTTTGCGAGCTTCAATcag ATTATTGATGAGTGGACGCTTCAGGTCAAATCCAGAACAG AGGACGAGGAGGAGCCAGGCTCTGACGATATCAACCAGTTGTTATTCTCGGCAATTGTCCAAAGCAACTGA
- the LOC105164885 gene encoding cytochrome P450 714C2-like, whose amino-acid sequence MVFSTVACLVLTFFLLRLYFSMIVKPARIRKILREQGIDGPPPKILLGNILDVKKSRDAAERAPLNHPHPPLIHNAAAVLPFAEEWRQQYGPLYVFSLGNVQVLYVNNPDLAKEITTCTSLDLGRPSYQQKVLGPLLGKGILPSNGSIWARQRKIIAPELFMDKVKGMMSIITESGLELVDSWKHKVESEKGGVVEIGVDHCMKRFSGDIISRACFGSSYSKGQEIFLKFDVLQEIMSKRTFTAVGIPGLRHLPTKRNRQIWALEKEISALILKIVKERRQAGREKDLLQTLLEGAKSSYSTSAAIDQFIVDNCRNIYLAGFETSAVSASWCLMLLASNPEWQTRVRDEVEEVCQGRIPDTDMLRKMKQLHMVIQETMRLYPPAPTLAREAFKDVKIGNIRVPKGVNVWTMVTALHTDTALWGADALEFKPQRFGNGISGACKSPNAYMPFGFGQRVCVGQHLAMVELKLLMALILTNFSFTLSPNYVHSPVMKMIVEPKHGVQIIVKKL is encoded by the exons ATGGTTTTCTCCACAGTTGCATGTCTTGTGCTGACGTTTTTCTTACTCCGCCTCTACTTTTCAATGATTGTTAAACCTGCGAGAATCCGCAAAATCTTGAGGGAGCAAGGGATCGATGGCCCCCCTCCCAAAATCCTCCTGGGAAACATACTGGACGTCAAGAAATCTCGAGACGCAGCCGAGAGGGCCCCCCTCAACCACCCGCATCCGCCGCTCATCCACAACGCCGCCGCTGTTCTACCCTTTGCGGAGGAATGGAGGCAGCAATACG GTCCATTATATGTGTTTTCTTTGGGGAATGTGCAAGTATTGTATGTGAACAATCCTGACTTGGCGAAAGAGATAACGACTTGCACGTCGCTGGACTTGGGCAGGCCTTCGTATCAGCAGAAAGTACTCGGGCCCTTACTCGGAAAGGGAATCCTGCCGTCGAATGGATCCATTTGGGCACGGCAGAGGAAGATTATTGCTCCTGAACTGTttatggacaaagtcaag GGTATGATGAGCATAATTACTGAGTCGGGTCTCGAGCTAGTAGATTCGTGGAAACACAAAGTTGAGAGTGAAAAAGGTGGAGTTGTTGAAATCGGTGTGGATCACTGTATGAAGAGATTTTCCGGGGACATAATATCCAGAGCTTGTTTTGGTAGTAGCTACTCCAAAGGCCAAGAGATTTTCTTGAAGTTCGATGTTCTCCAAGAGATTATGTCCAAGAGGACATTTACAGCTGTAGGTATTCCAGGATTAAG GCATCTTCCTACAAAGAGAAACAGGCAAATTTGGGCACTAGAGAAGGAAATCAGTGCATTGATCTTGAAGATAGTGAAGGAAAGGCGACAAGCAGGACGCGAGAAAGACTTGCTCCAAACACTTCTTGAAGGTGCAAAGAGTAGTTATTCTACCTCGGCTGCAATCGATCAGTTCATCGTTGATAACTGCAGAAACATATATTTAGCTGGATTCGAGACTTCTGCTGTGTCGGCTTCTTGGTGTCTCATGTTGTTGGCTTCGAACCCGGAATGGCAAACACGCGTCAGAGATGAGGTTGAGGAAGTTTGTCAGGGTCGAATACCAGATACAGACATGCTTCGTAAGATGAAACAG TTGCATATGGTGATTCAAGAAACGATGCGCCTTTACCCTCCGGCGCCTACCCTGGCAAGGGAGGCGTTCAAAGACGTGAAGATAGGCAACATTCGGGTGCCCAAGGGCGTAAACGTATGGACTATGGTGACAGCATTGCACACCGACACAGCCCTTTGGGGTGCAGATGCGCTTGAATTTAAACCACAAAGGTTTGGAAATGGAATTTCTGGTGCATGCAAGAGCCCAAACGCATACATGCCATTTGGGTTCGGACAGCGGGTTTGCGTTGGACAGCACCTGGCGATGGTTGAGCTGAAGTTGCTGATGGCTCTTATTCTTACCAATTTCTCTTTCACATTGTCTCCTAATTATGTTCACTCACCAGTTATGAAGATGATTGTAGAGCCGAAGCATGGAGTTCAGATTATTGTTAAGAAGCTGTGA
- the LOC105164889 gene encoding peroxidase 46: MGKTEFCAYKASSHHKVLMLLFFVILCLSFFPPLSSSSSLSFDFYTGTCPAAEMMVKDTVRSASDLDPTIPGKLLRLLFHDCFVEGCDASVLLQGNGTELSDPANKSLGGFSVIDAAKRVLEIFCPETVSCADILALAARDAVEFAGGPNIQIPTGRRDGRISLAANVRPNIIDTSFTLDEMAKVFTAKGLSMDDIVTLSGAHTIGTAHCSSFNDRFKLDSNGNLTLIDSSLDRQYAAHLTKMCPSGAIDDSVTVSNDPSTPLLFDNQYYRILLEHKGLFQSDSALLNDERTRNRVLEFANNQDSFYERWAVSFSKLTGIGVKTDDEGEIRQSCSLSNNR; encoded by the exons ATGGGAAAAACAGAATTTTGTGCGTACAAAGCATCTTCTCACCACAAGGTGCTGATGCTTCTGTTTTTTGTCATACTCTGTTTATCCTTTTTCCCTCCATTGTCTTCTTCTTCGAGTCTGTCTTTCGACTTCTACACAGGTACGTGCCCGGCTGCTGAAATGATGGTGAAAGACACAGTGAGATCAGCTTCTGATTTGGATCCAACAATCCCTGGGAAACTCCTTCGCTTGCTCTTCCATGACTGCTTTGTCGAG GGCTGCGATGCTTCTGTGCTATTACAAGGAAATGGAACTGAGTTAAGCGATCCAGCTAATAAATCACTTGGAGGATTTTCAGTGATAGACGCAGCAAAAAGAGTGCTGGAAATCTTTTGCCCCGAAACAGTTTCTTGTGCTGATATACTTGCATTGGCTGCTAGAGACGCAGTTGAATTC GCAGGAGGTCCAAACATTCAGATTCCAACAGGGCGGAGAGATGGTAGGATTTCTCTGGCTGCAAATGTGAGACCAAACATCATAGACACCAGCTTCACATTGGATGAGATGGCCAAGGTTTTTACTGCCAAGGGATTGTCTATGGATGACATTGTTACACTCTCAG GAGCCCACACAATTGGAACAGCTCATTGCAGCTCATTCAACGACCGGTTCAAGCTGGACTCAAATGGAAATCTCACATTGATTGATTCATCTCTGGACAGACAATACGCGGCCCATCTAACAAAAATGTGTCCTTCCGGTGCTATTGATGATTCTGTTACGGTGAGCAACGATCCGAGCACGCCTCTCCTGTTCGACAACCAGTACTACAGGATTTTGCTTGAACACAAGGGTCTGTTCCAATCAGATTCTGCTCTGCTTAATGATGAAAGAACAAGGAACAGAGTGCTGGAATTTGCAAACAATCAAGATAGTTTCTATGAGAGGTGGGCTGTATCCTTTTCGAAACTTACTGGCATTGGAGTGAAGACGGATGATGAGGGCGAAATTCGACAATCTTGTTCTCTGTCTAACAATAGATGA